Proteins found in one Bremerella volcania genomic segment:
- a CDS encoding sigma-70 family RNA polymerase sigma factor, with protein MYDSLIDDFEDDDARVRPRSFDDAAVDVIDDSDDDRMMSADDMSNDSADDSSDEFSEDSETWSDDPVRMYLTQMGEIPLLTRQQEIYLARKIEQTRAKFRRLLLECDYVAQDSFKVLQRVQDGELPFDRTVQVSVTDRLEKEQIMGRMPMNLVTIDRLLKRNRRDYITALSKSVSAEKRTAAWRRLSHRRHRVVKLIEELGLRTQRIESKIGVLEEFCRRINELKARLDDHKAANTPMEDRQPLLAEYRNLLMATQETPKSLNRRCQAVKAIYSEYQQAKRELSEGNLRLVVSIAKKYRNRGLSFLDLIQEGNAGLMRAVDKFEYRRGFKFCTYATWWIRQAITRAVADQSRTIRIPVHMVETMSRVRNVARQLLQEKGREPTIEETARRAGTTVEEARRVLAMSRYPISLDRPVGNSEDSQFGDLLPDGEAESPANGAAQEMLRGRIGRVLKTLSYREREIIKLRYGLGDGYSYTLEEVGHIFKVTRERIRQIEAKAVRKLQQPSRSQDLVGFLD; from the coding sequence TTGTACGATTCGTTGATTGACGATTTCGAAGATGATGATGCACGAGTACGTCCGCGTAGCTTCGACGATGCTGCCGTCGATGTGATCGATGACTCTGATGACGATCGCATGATGAGTGCGGATGATATGTCGAATGATTCGGCAGATGATTCATCCGATGAGTTCAGCGAGGATAGCGAAACCTGGTCCGACGACCCGGTTCGGATGTACCTGACGCAAATGGGCGAGATTCCCCTGTTGACCCGCCAACAGGAAATCTATCTCGCTCGCAAGATCGAACAAACGCGAGCCAAGTTCCGACGCTTGCTCTTGGAGTGCGACTACGTCGCCCAAGATTCCTTCAAGGTTTTGCAGCGCGTGCAGGATGGCGAACTCCCGTTCGATCGTACGGTTCAGGTTTCGGTGACCGATCGTTTAGAAAAAGAACAGATCATGGGCCGCATGCCAATGAATCTGGTCACCATCGATCGTCTGCTGAAGCGAAACCGTCGTGACTACATCACCGCGCTCAGCAAGTCGGTCTCGGCCGAAAAGCGCACCGCGGCCTGGCGCCGTTTGAGCCACCGCCGTCATCGCGTGGTCAAACTGATCGAAGAGTTGGGTCTGCGTACCCAACGCATCGAGTCGAAGATCGGCGTGCTGGAAGAATTCTGCCGCCGCATCAACGAACTGAAAGCTCGCTTGGACGATCACAAGGCGGCCAACACGCCGATGGAAGATCGCCAACCACTTTTGGCCGAATACCGCAACCTGCTGATGGCCACGCAAGAGACTCCCAAGAGTCTCAACCGTCGCTGTCAGGCCGTCAAAGCGATCTACTCGGAATACCAGCAAGCCAAGCGCGAGCTGTCCGAAGGGAACTTGCGTCTGGTGGTCTCGATCGCCAAGAAGTATCGTAACCGCGGTTTGAGCTTCCTCGATCTCATCCAGGAAGGCAACGCCGGCCTGATGCGTGCGGTCGACAAGTTTGAATACCGCCGTGGTTTCAAGTTCTGCACGTACGCTACCTGGTGGATTCGTCAGGCCATTACCCGTGCCGTTGCCGACCAAAGCCGAACCATTCGTATCCCGGTTCACATGGTCGAAACCATGTCCCGCGTTCGTAACGTGGCTCGTCAGCTGCTGCAGGAAAAAGGACGCGAACCCACCATCGAAGAAACGGCCCGTCGTGCTGGCACGACCGTCGAAGAAGCCCGCCGCGTGCTGGCCATGAGCCGCTACCCGATCTCGCTTGACCGCCCTGTCGGCAACAGCGAAGACAGCCAGTTCGGCGACCTGCTTCCCGATGGCGAAGCCGAAAGCCCGGCTAACGGTGCTGCTCAGGAAATGCTGCGTGGCCGGATTGGCCGCGTGCTGAAGACCCTCAGCTACCGCGAACGCGAGATCATCAAGCTGCGTTACGGTTTGGGCGATGGCTACAGCTACACCCTGGAGGAAGTCGGTCACATCTTCAAAGTGACCCGCGAACGTATCCGCCAGATCGAAGCCAAGGCCGTCCGCAAACTGCAACAGCCCAGCCGCAGCCAAGACCTGGTCGGTTTCCTCGACTAA
- a CDS encoding SDR family NAD(P)-dependent oxidoreductase gives MTQRDFEGQVVLVTGSSQGIGKAAAIEFARQGAKVIVNYHSSPAKAEEVVAEIEALGSEAIAVKCDVSSYEAVEAMVAQAVERFGKLDAAVSNAVYSDREFFYEADMDGFRRTIEVTMWGAFHLLRAASRQIMSQKTPGAITIVSSPHAFIPAPKAMAYNMSKAAIEHMAKTAAIELSDFKIRVNIVQPGWTDTPGERKFATDEVLEEGGSKIPAGRLGTPEEMAEAICYMSSPRNSYTTGATLLVDGGISLPWWGKTGRAAPS, from the coding sequence ATGACGCAGCGAGATTTCGAAGGACAAGTGGTCCTGGTGACTGGTTCCAGCCAAGGTATCGGTAAAGCGGCCGCGATCGAGTTTGCCCGGCAAGGCGCCAAGGTCATCGTCAATTATCACAGCAGTCCCGCGAAGGCCGAAGAGGTCGTCGCCGAGATCGAAGCGCTGGGCAGCGAAGCGATCGCCGTGAAATGTGACGTCTCGAGCTACGAGGCAGTCGAAGCGATGGTCGCCCAAGCAGTCGAGCGATTTGGCAAACTGGACGCGGCGGTCTCCAACGCCGTTTACAGCGACCGCGAATTCTTCTACGAAGCCGATATGGACGGATTTCGCCGCACGATCGAAGTCACGATGTGGGGTGCGTTTCATCTGCTGAGGGCCGCCTCGCGGCAAATCATGTCCCAAAAAACGCCGGGTGCCATCACGATCGTCAGTTCGCCGCATGCATTCATTCCAGCCCCCAAGGCGATGGCCTACAACATGTCGAAAGCGGCCATCGAGCATATGGCCAAGACCGCGGCCATCGAACTTTCCGATTTCAAGATCCGCGTGAACATCGTGCAGCCTGGCTGGACCGATACACCGGGGGAAAGGAAGTTCGCCACCGACGAGGTCCTGGAAGAAGGAGGTTCCAAAATTCCGGCCGGTCGACTCGGTACGCCTGAGGAAATGGCCGAAGCGATCTGCTACATGAGCAGTCCCAGAAACAGCTACACGACCGGGGCCACGCTGTTGGTCGATGGTGGCATCTCACTCCCATGGTGGGGCAAGACAGGCCGGGCCGCTCCGAGCTAG
- a CDS encoding lipoate--protein ligase family protein, whose translation MQLLDLTLPSPEENLALDEALLTAAESGECPSEVLRIWEPFEPLVVIGRASKLHEEVNVETCQSRGIQVLRRASGGASVVTGRGCLMYAVVLSYELHPQLAALDVCHQFVMGRLQSSLAREVPEVNFQGTCDLTLDGRKFSGNSLRCKRTHLIYHGTLLYDFDLTLIPELLRTPPRMPDYRARRPHQSFVTNVPITREIIRQRLLEAWPTHGEMVDWPRELTAQLVAEKYTNPEWTSMR comes from the coding sequence ATGCAACTTCTCGATCTCACCCTGCCGTCGCCCGAAGAGAATCTGGCGCTGGACGAGGCTCTGCTGACTGCCGCCGAGTCAGGCGAATGCCCTTCGGAGGTCTTGCGGATCTGGGAACCGTTCGAGCCGCTAGTCGTCATCGGCCGTGCTTCCAAGCTGCACGAAGAAGTCAACGTCGAGACCTGCCAATCGCGCGGGATTCAAGTTCTGCGCCGGGCCAGTGGCGGGGCTTCGGTGGTCACAGGCCGCGGCTGTTTGATGTATGCCGTTGTCTTGAGCTACGAACTTCATCCCCAACTGGCGGCACTCGACGTCTGTCATCAGTTCGTGATGGGGCGGTTGCAATCGTCGCTGGCGCGGGAAGTGCCGGAGGTCAATTTCCAAGGGACATGCGATCTGACGCTCGACGGGCGAAAGTTCTCCGGCAACAGTCTTCGCTGCAAGCGCACGCATCTCATCTATCACGGCACGCTGCTGTACGACTTCGATTTGACGCTCATTCCCGAACTTCTTCGCACGCCGCCGCGGATGCCTGATTATCGCGCGCGTCGTCCTCACCAGTCGTTCGTCACCAACGTGCCCATTACCCGAGAAATCATCCGCCAGCGGCTGCTTGAGGCCTGGCCGACTCATGGCGAAATGGTCGATTGGCCCCGCGAATTGACCGCTCAACTAGTTGCGGAAAAATATACAAATCCGGAATGGACCTCAATGCGATAG
- a CDS encoding basic secretory protein-like protein, whose product MRLLHLVLTGLLLTPAAVFATDEPQEPALPEVKVIVDTSEVPELKAWGEKSAKLIQQWHPKIAEMLKQEGFTPPREVHVVFKKDMDGVAHTIRNQIVIAGNWVKQHPDDTGMVVHELAHVIQAYPRGGPFWLVEGIADYIRFYQYEPNTRLRGINPERQSYRDGYRTSAQFVAWMEKTHPGIVQKINEAIRKREYQNAMIRETTGKSVEQLWDEFVQSEDVKGRR is encoded by the coding sequence ATGCGACTGCTTCACCTCGTCCTGACGGGACTGTTATTAACGCCTGCCGCGGTCTTCGCCACTGACGAACCTCAAGAGCCGGCGCTGCCGGAGGTGAAGGTCATCGTCGATACGAGTGAAGTCCCGGAACTGAAAGCGTGGGGCGAAAAATCGGCCAAGTTGATTCAACAGTGGCATCCCAAGATCGCCGAGATGCTCAAGCAGGAAGGCTTCACGCCGCCGCGCGAAGTTCATGTCGTGTTCAAGAAGGACATGGACGGAGTTGCTCATACCATCCGCAATCAGATCGTGATTGCCGGCAATTGGGTCAAGCAGCATCCCGACGATACCGGCATGGTCGTGCATGAGCTGGCCCACGTGATTCAGGCCTATCCCCGCGGCGGCCCTTTCTGGTTGGTCGAAGGGATCGCCGACTACATCCGTTTCTATCAGTACGAGCCCAACACGCGTCTTCGCGGAATCAATCCCGAGCGGCAAAGTTACCGCGACGGCTATCGCACCAGTGCCCAGTTCGTCGCCTGGATGGAAAAGACCCACCCAGGCATCGTGCAGAAGATCAACGAAGCGATCCGCAAACGCGAATATCAGAACGCCATGATTCGAGAGACGACCGGAAAGAGCGTCGAACAGTTGTGGGACGAGTTCGTGCAGTCGGAAGACGTTAAAGGCCGGCGATAA
- the mutY gene encoding A/G-specific adenine glycosylase, whose amino-acid sequence MPRTKPKSRPKPEDSSPVRGSLAAFQSHVFAWFAAHKRDLPWRKSQDPYRIWISEIMLQQTQVATVKQYFRRFTAEFPQVSDLAAAQQQQVLRLWEGLGYYRRARQLHAAAKEIVERFDGKFPQTVDEIQSLPGIGRYTAGAIASIAYGHKAPILEANTQRLFARLIGWDQALTTSASQKRLWRFAEEILPDQEVGIFNQALMEIGSLVCTPKNPSCSQCPLAAHCQAYQQGRQDEIPQPKKKIEFIPITEIALVVRRRNEVLVRQCGQDERWAGLWDFPRFAVADEADLGPVETQLKEASGIWASLGSHMTTIKHGVTKYRITLLCHEMTYQKGRLRPEAGPDGQSRVWQWRDASHLTDLPLSTTGRKLAKLV is encoded by the coding sequence ATGCCACGCACGAAGCCGAAATCTCGCCCGAAACCAGAGGATTCTTCGCCGGTGCGCGGTTCGTTGGCGGCGTTTCAATCGCACGTCTTTGCCTGGTTCGCGGCCCACAAACGGGATTTGCCGTGGCGAAAATCGCAAGATCCCTATCGCATCTGGATCAGCGAAATCATGCTGCAGCAGACGCAAGTCGCGACGGTGAAGCAGTACTTTCGGCGTTTTACGGCTGAGTTCCCCCAGGTAAGCGACCTGGCCGCGGCCCAGCAGCAGCAGGTGCTGCGATTGTGGGAAGGGCTCGGCTACTATCGCCGGGCTCGCCAGCTGCATGCCGCCGCCAAGGAGATCGTCGAGCGATTTGACGGGAAGTTCCCGCAAACGGTCGACGAGATCCAAAGCCTGCCTGGCATCGGTCGGTACACGGCCGGGGCGATCGCGTCGATTGCCTATGGACACAAAGCACCGATTCTCGAAGCCAACACGCAGCGGCTGTTCGCTCGGTTGATTGGTTGGGACCAGGCTCTGACCACATCGGCCAGTCAGAAGCGGCTGTGGCGGTTTGCCGAAGAGATTCTTCCCGATCAAGAGGTCGGCATCTTCAATCAGGCCCTGATGGAGATTGGCAGCCTGGTTTGTACGCCGAAGAATCCTAGTTGCTCGCAATGTCCATTAGCCGCCCACTGCCAGGCCTACCAGCAAGGTCGGCAAGACGAAATCCCGCAGCCGAAGAAGAAGATCGAGTTCATCCCGATCACCGAGATCGCGCTGGTCGTGCGCCGCAGGAATGAAGTCCTCGTGCGGCAATGCGGACAAGACGAACGCTGGGCGGGGCTATGGGATTTTCCGCGGTTCGCCGTTGCCGATGAAGCGGACCTTGGCCCGGTAGAAACCCAACTGAAGGAGGCCTCCGGCATTTGGGCCTCGTTGGGATCGCACATGACGACCATCAAGCACGGCGTGACCAAGTATCGGATCACGCTTCTGTGTCACGAGATGACCTACCAGAAAGGTCGCCTCCGCCCCGAGGCTGGCCCCGATGGTCAGTCTCGCGTGTGGCAGTGGCGCGATGCTTCGCACCTGACCGATCTGCCGTTATCGACGACCGGTCGCAAGTTGGCCAAGCTGGTATAA
- a CDS encoding alpha/beta hydrolase family protein, with the protein MSYRPFVLLVGFSVVVCLGLGCSKDQPVTETLVESEFADQLLAPMNYLGNIAKQAPDAVYNPQGSGVRKAVVQTKLPSGESMTLWIYQPDPLPQSKVPCVFIAPAGTMMIHGLGLADGDAPEHLPWVKAGFAVVAYELSGAADAQNSTDIQLKLAAAKFRQAKSGLLNAQVAMAYAREKVSFVDPRQFYTAGHSSAGTMALYVAEMEPQVKGAIAFMPAVDIRASLGIDGITYVQNAEIVPEAGIYVNEISPITHIHRLSQPTFLFIAGDDRPDITGPADSFGKKLRELGSDVTIVRVPSGGHFDPMLDPGIPMAIEWLKMITRTN; encoded by the coding sequence ATGTCGTACCGTCCGTTTGTACTGCTCGTTGGATTCTCGGTCGTCGTTTGTCTGGGCTTGGGTTGTTCGAAGGACCAGCCGGTCACCGAAACGCTTGTGGAAAGCGAATTCGCCGATCAGTTGCTCGCTCCCATGAATTACCTGGGCAACATTGCCAAGCAGGCCCCCGACGCAGTGTACAACCCGCAAGGAAGTGGCGTACGTAAGGCGGTGGTGCAGACAAAGCTTCCCAGCGGCGAATCGATGACGCTGTGGATCTACCAGCCTGATCCGCTTCCGCAGTCGAAAGTACCGTGCGTCTTTATTGCTCCGGCTGGAACGATGATGATCCACGGCCTGGGTCTTGCCGATGGGGATGCACCCGAACATTTGCCCTGGGTCAAAGCTGGTTTTGCCGTCGTCGCTTACGAGCTGAGCGGCGCCGCGGACGCCCAGAATTCTACCGATATCCAGTTGAAACTGGCCGCCGCGAAATTTCGCCAGGCGAAGTCAGGACTTCTCAACGCGCAAGTCGCGATGGCCTATGCACGCGAGAAAGTTTCGTTTGTCGATCCTCGGCAGTTCTATACCGCCGGGCACAGTTCCGCGGGGACGATGGCCTTGTATGTCGCCGAGATGGAGCCTCAAGTGAAAGGGGCTATCGCGTTCATGCCCGCGGTAGATATCCGCGCGTCTTTGGGTATCGATGGCATCACGTACGTGCAGAATGCCGAGATCGTGCCGGAGGCAGGCATCTACGTCAACGAGATCTCTCCGATCACGCACATCCATCGTTTGAGCCAACCGACGTTTCTATTCATCGCCGGTGACGATCGGCCCGACATCACCGGACCGGCTGATTCGTTCGGCAAAAAGCTCCGCGAACTGGGCAGCGACGTCACGATTGTCCGCGTCCCCAGCGGCGGGCATTTCGACCCGATGCTCGATCCCGGCATTCCGATGGCCATCGAGTGGCTGAAGATGATCACGCGGACTAATTAG
- a CDS encoding DUF1559 family PulG-like putative transporter, translating to MPHSDADSGPSLGDANDQRDRSRTPLIVGVVLFLVLLVGCVILGPIASALLQVRENARRTACMNHLREIGVQIEDYYEVHNAFPPGWEVPMDEAPALPTWGWPSKLISMTGVTYPTPEDLQQPLAEVLLADDERMEFVQTYFQQYLCPSDDGLAYDGENHPDRRWVHNEKPVPFGLSMYVGNAGHRHDAVGSQANTGIFYGNSAVTLADITDGISHTIMVGERDLTNCRAGSWPGVPDPLKHDGGPSIWNVVAGAKPKINAPPWDGDTLCGEGFSSLHPGGANVLLVDGSVEFLATDTDTQWQPEPTAGQIGVLQQMMIRNDGQKSGP from the coding sequence ATGCCCCATTCCGATGCTGATTCCGGTCCTTCGCTCGGCGACGCCAACGACCAGCGTGATCGATCTCGAACACCTCTGATCGTCGGAGTTGTTCTCTTTTTGGTCTTACTCGTAGGCTGTGTCATTCTCGGTCCGATAGCTTCGGCCCTGCTTCAGGTACGCGAGAACGCGCGGCGCACGGCCTGTATGAATCATCTCCGCGAGATCGGCGTGCAGATCGAAGACTACTACGAAGTCCACAATGCTTTTCCGCCTGGGTGGGAAGTACCGATGGACGAAGCGCCGGCGCTGCCAACGTGGGGTTGGCCTTCCAAGCTGATCAGCATGACGGGCGTGACCTATCCCACCCCGGAAGATTTACAGCAGCCACTGGCGGAAGTGCTACTGGCCGATGACGAACGTATGGAGTTCGTGCAAACGTACTTTCAACAGTACCTGTGCCCATCGGACGATGGGCTTGCGTACGATGGCGAAAACCACCCGGACCGGCGCTGGGTTCATAATGAGAAACCCGTTCCCTTCGGGCTGAGCATGTACGTTGGCAACGCGGGACATCGACACGATGCGGTGGGCAGCCAGGCGAACACGGGCATCTTCTACGGCAATTCAGCGGTTACCCTGGCCGACATAACCGACGGCATCAGCCACACGATCATGGTCGGCGAACGTGACTTGACCAATTGCCGGGCCGGCAGTTGGCCTGGCGTGCCTGATCCGCTGAAGCACGACGGGGGACCGTCGATCTGGAACGTCGTTGCTGGAGCCAAGCCGAAGATCAACGCACCACCCTGGGATGGCGATACGCTCTGCGGCGAAGGCTTTTCGAGCTTGCACCCCGGCGGAGCGAACGTGCTGCTGGTGGATGGCTCGGTGGAGTTCTTGGCGACCGATACCGACACCCAGTGGCAGCCAGAACCCACCGCCGGCCAGATCGGCGTCCTGCAGCAGATGATGATTCGCAACGATGGCCAAAAGAGCGGTCCTTAG
- a CDS encoding alpha-keto acid decarboxylase family protein — protein sequence MNRSAPSPSAPFSQTVSGVSIGQYLIRRLQEHGLEDIFGIPGDYILSFYGMLEKSPINVVGCTREDCAGFAADAYARVKGLGAVCVTYCVGGLSICNSIAGAYAEKSPVVILTGSPGLRERTNNPLLHHMVRDFSTQKDVFEKLCIAGAELSDPVSAFREIDRVLDAVVRFKRPGYIELPRDMVNVIPHISHVFPSPENTSDPQVLSEAVGEAAALIQNAEKPVILAGVELQRFHLQDELVALAEHTQIPVAATVLGKSVIRETHPLYVGLYEGAIGREEVTKFVEESDLVLLLGTFMTDINMGVFTANLDPSRCIYATSEQLRLKHHHYHGITLPDFVRQLSERNIPCAKRALPAGIRMQMNPVGDITDKPITTQRMMQMINPLLDDETVVIADIGDSLFAATELVTQGRSEFLSPAYYTSMGFAVPATLGAQTANRNARIVAVIGDGAFQMTGMELSTIVRSGYDPVIIILDNHGYGTERWLHPGDWKYNEIHSWSYSKLPEVLRGGTGYEVSTEKEFHAALHKAWDDREGMSIIHVHLPEDDASPTLHRLSHRLGENV from the coding sequence ATGAATCGTTCCGCCCCTTCCCCGAGTGCGCCCTTCTCGCAAACCGTGAGCGGGGTTTCTATCGGCCAGTACCTGATTCGGCGACTGCAAGAGCATGGCCTGGAAGACATCTTTGGCATTCCCGGTGATTACATTCTTTCCTTTTACGGGATGCTCGAGAAAAGCCCAATCAACGTGGTCGGCTGCACGCGGGAAGATTGCGCCGGATTCGCGGCCGATGCCTACGCTCGCGTGAAAGGACTTGGCGCAGTTTGCGTTACCTACTGCGTCGGCGGTCTCAGCATCTGCAATAGCATTGCCGGGGCATACGCCGAGAAGTCTCCGGTCGTCATCTTGACCGGCTCGCCAGGGCTGCGAGAACGGACCAACAACCCGCTGCTGCATCACATGGTGCGTGACTTCAGCACCCAGAAAGACGTCTTCGAAAAGCTGTGCATTGCCGGCGCGGAACTCTCGGACCCGGTCAGCGCCTTCCGCGAGATCGATCGCGTGCTGGACGCCGTCGTGCGTTTCAAGCGACCGGGCTATATCGAACTGCCGCGCGACATGGTCAACGTCATTCCACATATCAGTCACGTCTTCCCTTCGCCTGAGAACACAAGCGATCCGCAAGTATTGAGCGAGGCCGTTGGCGAAGCGGCCGCGCTGATTCAAAACGCCGAGAAGCCGGTGATCCTGGCCGGTGTCGAACTGCAGCGCTTTCATTTGCAGGACGAACTGGTCGCCCTGGCCGAGCACACCCAGATCCCGGTCGCGGCCACCGTGCTGGGCAAAAGCGTCATCCGGGAAACGCATCCGTTATACGTCGGTTTGTATGAAGGGGCGATCGGCCGGGAAGAGGTTACCAAGTTCGTCGAAGAGAGCGACCTGGTGCTGCTCCTGGGGACCTTCATGACTGACATCAACATGGGCGTTTTCACGGCGAACCTCGATCCGTCGAGGTGCATTTACGCCACCAGCGAACAGCTTCGCCTGAAGCATCATCATTACCATGGCATCACGCTGCCTGACTTCGTGCGACAACTGTCCGAGCGAAACATTCCGTGTGCCAAGCGAGCCCTGCCCGCTGGGATCCGCATGCAGATGAACCCTGTCGGCGACATTACGGACAAGCCCATCACGACGCAACGAATGATGCAGATGATCAATCCTCTGCTGGATGACGAAACGGTCGTGATCGCGGACATCGGCGATTCCCTCTTCGCCGCGACGGAGCTGGTCACCCAGGGACGCAGCGAATTCTTGAGCCCCGCGTACTACACTTCGATGGGTTTCGCCGTTCCGGCAACGCTTGGCGCGCAAACAGCCAATCGTAACGCCCGCATCGTGGCGGTGATCGGTGACGGGGCATTCCAGATGACCGGCATGGAACTGTCAACCATCGTCCGCAGCGGCTACGACCCCGTGATCATCATACTGGATAACCATGGGTACGGCACCGAACGCTGGCTACACCCCGGCGACTGGAAGTACAACGAGATCCACTCCTGGTCGTACAGCAAGCTGCCGGAAGTCCTGCGCGGCGGTACCGGCTACGAAGTCAGCACCGAGAAAGAGTTCCACGCGGCGCTTCACAAAGCCTGGGACGACCGCGAAGGAATGAGCATCATCCACGTTCACTTGCCCGAAGACGACGCCAGCCCAACGCTGCATCGACTAAGCCACCGGCTGGGGGAGAATGTTTAG
- a CDS encoding DUF1552 domain-containing protein yields MSMKPISRRTLLKGTGAALALPWLESMVTSKALAASASVAPMRMGIYSTVGGTVIESWKPDKAGALGELPSILRPMQAHKDKLLVLSGLANHGRSKNVNAHEHCASMHLTAAAEVGKENGVPVTSISVDQMAARHLGSQTYLPSLEMTTTPDEWKYSYRDKGEPVPYEMNPRVVFDRMFRGREPMAPDWSARAKRRAENQAKQASVPTEKSIDRHILDMVMEDARRLQKKVGTFDKQKLQQYLASVESVERRIALVEAQAAEMMADGMGVPAEIPKGLPANAKEWDPIHQVSSQDPEVQSQVIDLMGDLFVLALQTDSTRVATMAVGSDGSMMPGVVTVGFERHFHTLEHQGGNPDPRRSDPIAREACRQVSHWFVQHFARVVDKMAAVDEGGTSLLDNTLLLFTSYMADGGHHREDYPVMLVGNAQGTLSTGRHIAYPQGTPMANLFVEMLDRVGVKVGEFGDSMTSPGAAFGGRLPDLV; encoded by the coding sequence ATGAGCATGAAACCTATCTCCCGTCGAACGCTGCTGAAAGGCACTGGCGCCGCGTTGGCCTTGCCGTGGTTGGAATCGATGGTGACCAGCAAAGCCCTGGCTGCTTCCGCCAGCGTGGCTCCGATGCGGATGGGCATTTACTCGACGGTCGGCGGCACGGTGATCGAATCGTGGAAGCCTGACAAGGCGGGTGCCCTCGGCGAGCTTCCATCCATCCTGCGTCCCATGCAGGCCCACAAGGACAAGCTGCTCGTCTTATCGGGCCTGGCCAACCATGGCCGTTCGAAGAACGTGAACGCCCACGAACATTGCGCTTCGATGCACCTGACCGCGGCGGCGGAAGTGGGCAAAGAGAACGGCGTGCCGGTGACGAGCATCTCGGTCGATCAGATGGCCGCCAGGCATCTCGGTTCGCAAACTTATTTGCCCAGCCTGGAAATGACGACGACGCCGGACGAGTGGAAGTATTCGTATCGCGACAAGGGAGAGCCGGTCCCGTACGAAATGAATCCGCGAGTTGTGTTCGACCGGATGTTCCGCGGCCGCGAACCGATGGCACCCGACTGGTCGGCCCGGGCCAAACGCCGCGCCGAGAACCAAGCCAAGCAGGCGAGTGTTCCAACCGAGAAGTCGATCGATCGTCATATCCTGGACATGGTCATGGAAGACGCGCGGCGGCTGCAGAAGAAGGTCGGCACGTTCGACAAGCAAAAGCTCCAGCAGTACTTGGCGAGCGTCGAATCGGTCGAGCGGCGGATCGCGCTCGTCGAAGCTCAGGCCGCCGAGATGATGGCCGACGGCATGGGCGTGCCGGCCGAAATTCCCAAGGGACTGCCTGCCAATGCCAAGGAGTGGGATCCGATTCACCAGGTTTCTTCGCAAGACCCGGAAGTGCAGTCCCAGGTCATCGACCTGATGGGAGACCTGTTCGTTCTGGCTTTGCAAACGGACTCGACCCGCGTGGCGACGATGGCGGTCGGCAGCGACGGCTCGATGATGCCCGGCGTGGTGACGGTCGGTTTCGAGCGACACTTCCATACGCTCGAGCACCAAGGGGGCAACCCCGATCCTCGCCGTAGCGATCCGATCGCCCGCGAGGCGTGCCGCCAGGTGAGTCACTGGTTCGTGCAGCACTTTGCCCGGGTGGTCGACAAGATGGCGGCCGTCGACGAAGGGGGAACCAGTTTGCTCGATAACACGCTGCTGCTGTTTACCAGCTACATGGCCGACGGCGGCCACCACCGCGAAGACTACCCGGTGATGCTGGTCGGCAACGCTCAAGGCACCTTAAGCACCGGTCGCCACATCGCCTATCCGCAAGGGACGCCGATGGCGAACCTGTTCGTCGAAATGCTCGACCGCGTGGGAGTGAAAGTGGGCGAGTTCGGCGACAGCATGACCTCGCCAGGGGCCGCGTTTGGTGGACGTTTGCCTGACTTGGTCTAG